From Nerophis lumbriciformis linkage group LG09, RoL_Nlum_v2.1, whole genome shotgun sequence, one genomic window encodes:
- the LOC133607474 gene encoding gap junction beta-1 protein-like, producing MNWASFYAVISGVNRHATGIGRIWLSVLFIFRILVLVVAAESVWGDEKSGFTCNTQQPGCNSVCYDHFFPISHIRLWALQLILVSTPALLVAMHVAHRRHVDKRLYTLSGKSNPKDLEQIKTQKMRITGALWWTYVISLLFRVTFEVTFMYIFYMIYPGYKMIRLVKCDSYPCPNTVDCFVSRPTEKTVFTVFMLAVSGVCILLNIAEVVFLLGKACSKQWNKAGDSNMGAWLQHKLILGK from the coding sequence ATGAACTGGGCCTCATTTTATGCTGTCATCAGCGGCGTCAACAGACACGCCACAGGAATCGGCCGCATCTGGCTCTCAGTGCTTTTCATTTTCCGCATCCTGGTGCTGGTGGTGGCAGCAGAGAGTGTGTGGGGGGACGAGAAGTCGGGCTTCACCTGCAACACCCAGCAGCCGGGCTGCAACAGCGTCTGCTACGACCACTTCTTCCCCATCTCCCACATCCGCCTGTGGGCCCTGCAGCTCATCCTGGTCTCCACGCCCGCCCTTCTGGTCGCCATGCACGTGGCCCATCGTCGCCATGTGGACAAGAGGCTCTACACGTTGTCAGGGAAGAGCAACCCCAAAGACCTGGAGCAGATTAAGACCCAGAAGATGAGAATCACGGGCGCCCTCTGGTGGACGTATGTCATCAGCCTGCTGTTCAGGGTCACATTTGAGGTGACCTTCATGTACATCTTCTACATGATCTACCCCGGCTACAAGATGATCCGCCTGGTCAAATGTGACTCGTACCCCTGTCCCAACACAGTGGACTGCTTTGTTTCCAGGCCGACGGAGAAAACCGTCTTCACCGTGTTCATGCTGGCTGTGTCGGGCGTTTGTATCCTGCTCAACATCGCAGAAGTCGTCTTTCTGCTAGGAAAGGCTTGCAGTAAGCAGTGGAACAAAGCTGGAGACTCAAATATGGGGGCTTGGCTGCAACATAAACTCATACTGGGGAAATAA